The following proteins are encoded in a genomic region of Buchnera aphidicola (Aphis nerii):
- the trmB gene encoding tRNA (guanosine(46)-N7)-methyltransferase TrmB yields the protein MKNNIITPKYKNGVFFRQNKSFVCRKGRTTKSQLKSIEKYWPLFGIDYQLKPLNFRCVFKHNYPVVLDIGFGSGNSLVKMATHFCHFNFLGIEVYESGIGSCLRFAYISNLENLKIIHHNAVEVIETMILNHTLSKIQIFFPDPWPKKRHHKRRMIQHDFLENISKKLNYGGILHILTDSKEYAVYILDTIKNINQYLNLSKKNTFIEYPVDYIKTNFSKKADFLGNKIFNLMFQSKY from the coding sequence ATGAAAAACAATATTATCACACCTAAATATAAAAATGGGGTATTTTTTCGACAAAATAAAAGTTTTGTTTGTAGAAAAGGTAGAACAACTAAATCGCAATTAAAATCAATAGAAAAATATTGGCCTCTTTTTGGTATTGATTATCAATTAAAACCTTTGAATTTTAGATGTGTTTTTAAACATAATTATCCAGTTGTTTTAGATATTGGTTTCGGATCAGGAAACTCCTTGGTAAAAATGGCGACTCATTTTTGTCATTTCAATTTTTTAGGTATTGAAGTATATGAGTCTGGAATAGGTTCTTGTTTGCGTTTTGCTTATATTTCTAATTTAGAAAATTTAAAAATTATTCATCACAATGCAGTAGAAGTAATCGAAACTATGATTTTAAATCATACATTATCAAAAATACAAATTTTTTTCCCTGATCCATGGCCTAAAAAACGACATCATAAAAGAAGAATGATACAGCATGATTTTTTAGAAAATATTTCAAAAAAATTAAATTATGGTGGTATTTTACATATTTTAACTGATTCAAAAGAATATGCTGTTTATATATTAGATACAATAAAAAATATTAATCAATATTTAAATCTATCTAAAAAAAATACTTTTATTGAATATCCCGTTGATTATATAAAAACAAATTTTTCAAAAAAAGCAGATTTTTTAGGAAATAAAATTTTTAATTTAATGTTTCAATCTAAATATTAA